The Triticum aestivum cultivar Chinese Spring chromosome 5A, IWGSC CS RefSeq v2.1, whole genome shotgun sequence genomic sequence CTGTGTGCAGCAGCATGATCGGTACCAGGATCACTGGAATTCATGTTCCCTGCTCGTCGATACGTACAAATATTATAGATCATGCAAGCAAAATAACCGCGAATAAACAGATGCAATCCAAGAACAAGCAACAGAAGCAAGCTAAAAAGAGTGGAAAGCGCACCTTAGCAGCAGAGTCGATATGCTGAGCATAATGTAAGTCAACCACACTGCTTAGTTTTGTGAGGAAGTAAATCATGAGAAGGCTAAAAACACACACAAAGGCAGCAAGTAGTCCTTGAGAACCTGCAGCAGATCACTACAAAGTCCTTTCTTTGGACCACTTACTGGTATGCTTTGCTATCAAATCTTGCAGTCAAATACACCCTCTGTTTCTAGAAACAAGATGTTTTGGCAGTTAAAATTGAACtactaaaacatcttatatttagcaACGGGGGTAGTAATAACAAAACAGGGGTACTGGTGCTAGGTATCAAGCGTGTACTAAACAAAAGTCTTTACAAATAGGGGTGTAAGCAGAATTATTAAGCAGAGCCAGTTATTTTTTGTAGTTCCATCAATTCTGAAAAACAGCGAATGTCTCCCTCTAAAGTTCAGTATTTGGCTATCGCAACACAAAAAATTTATGGCCAAACCATTGCAAAGGCAACACTCTCCAAGAAAACGGGGAAAAAAGATCAACAAAGAGATCATTTCATGTGAAGAAAAAGTACAACACAGCTCAACAATCACTAAAGCAATTCTTTGCTGGCCTGCTCAAATAGCAGTGTACTAAACGCCGCAAAACTGCCTCGGCCATATACTAATCACTTGTTCAGACTGTACACACACTTGCAAAAATGTACACCATATCAATCTGTATGAGACTCATCAAGAACCTCACAACAAGAACAAGTAGAGAAAATAAAGAGAACCAGATCTGGCAGAACAAAAGGGGGGAAGACAGATGGCACTATGCTTTATCAAGAACTGAAGATATCCTTGTACGACCTCAATTACCACCTACTGTTAATGACTCCCTCAATTTTACATGAGTGACCAAAACTACAATCTGCACTTTTAATAACATGTAATAATATCAATCAAAAGTGCACTTTGTTGTACAGAACAAACAAGGAAAAAAGAAGCATCCATCTATAATAAAATTATAGAAACCATAATCATAACATGATTGAACCTCCTCTGATGTGTACCTACTCTGATGGGATAATGATAGCATGAGGCACAAATCGAAATCTGAAAGAAGCAAAACAAGAGCCGACCGAACAACCTTGCTTATCATTCACAGCAGACTTGGTTTCAACATAACTTGTGCTGCAGGCATGTCATCTATCTAGCACAGCAAACTTGGCACACATAAGAAGAAACACCTGATGAGCGTATTCACAGAGGCAGAAACACCTGATGAGCGTATTCACAGAGGCAGAAACCGAAAGCTCAAAGAAGCAAAACAAGAATCGACCAAACAACCTTGCTTGGAAAATCGCAcaatagaaaaaagaaaacaaaattgaAGCAGACATAACAAGAAACGCCTCAAAGAAGCAAAACAAGAATCGACCAAACAACCTTGCTTGGAAAATCACAcaacagaaaaaataaaagaaaattgaaGCAGACATAACAAGAAacacctcatgagcatcaacaaaGTAACATAGGCAGAAACTGAAATCTCAAAGCAAAACAAGAACTGACCCAACAACCTTGCTTCAGATCTCATACAAGAGAATGACACGATTATTTGTAGATCACTTTCAGTTAACTCCGTCTCGCTGTCAAGTGCTCCTAAATTTTTGAGTTCATGGTTCCCCAAAGTTACTTCATTGACATATGTGTTTCGTACCCATCGATCGACCCTAAATTTTGGTATCTGCTTATTCCTTGTTTCATAACAAGGCAATGGGAACCATGTGTGCCAAAAACAAGTCAGTGTTGACCTATATAGTCAAGATATAGTTAAGGAAAATAAAATGGTTATATTTTAGCAATGTCAAATAACTGTTGAGTTGGAAGACAAAAGGATGTTTTTTTACCTTTTCTTAGCTATAAGAGATCATATCAAAGATGTGGCATTTCACAAATATCACAAATTGCGCAACGAAAATAACTGCGAATAAGCAGACGCAATCCAAGCACAATCAACCGAAACAAGTTAAAAAGAGTGGGAAGCGCACCTTAGCCGCAGAGTCGATATGCCCAGCAGATTAGATAACGAGTCAAACTTGATTATGAACCGATGATGCCAATCCCTGAGGAGGCATACCATAATGTAAGTCAACCACACTGCTTAGTTCTGTGAGGAAGTAAATCATGATAAGCACACTCTATATTCAGCAACAATGAGTTTTCACTCTTCTATGCTACTTTGTATGCATTTTTTTGCTTATCCATATAATGATTTCTATCATTTTTGttagggaacacagtaatttcaaaaaaaatcctacgcacatgcaagatctatcatggtgatgcatagcaacgagagggaaagagtgttttccacgtaccctcgtagaccgtaagcggaagcgttatgacaacgtggtttatgtagtcgtacgtcttcacgatccgaccgatcctagtaccgaaagtacggcacctccgcgatctgcacacgttcggctcggtgacgtcccacgaactctcgatccagctgagtgtcgagggagagcttcgtcagcatgacgacgtgatgacggtgatgatgaagctaccgtcgtagggcttcttcgcctaagcactacgtagatatgaccgaggtgggttatggtggaggggggcaccgcacacggctaagggatcaatgatcaacttgtgtgttctagggtgccccctgcccccgtatataaaggagcaaggggggaggccagccggcccttagaggtgcgccaaggagaggaggagtcctcctcctagtaggagtcctcctcctagtaggagtaggactccccttttcctagtccaactaggaggaggaagggggaaggaaggagagggagagaagagaaggaaaggggggcgccgcccccttccctagtccaattcatactagagggtgaggggcgcgcggccctgccttggccggccctctctctctccactaaggcccatgttggcccattagtccgccgggggtttcgataaccccccggcactccgataattatccggtgacctccggaactcatccagtgtccgaatatagtcatccaatatatcaatctttatgtctcaaccatttcgagactcctcgtcatgtccgtgatcgcatccggggctctgaactatcttcggtacatcaaaacacataaactcataataccgatcgtcaccaaacgttaagcgtgcggaccctacaggttcgagaactatgtagacatgaccgagacacgtctccggtcaataaccaatagcagaacctggatgttcatattggctcccacatattctacgaagatctttatcggtcaaaccgcataatgatatacgttgttccctttgtcatcggtatgttacttgcccgagattcgatcgtcggtatctcaatacatagttctatctcgttatcggcaagtgtctttactcgttccgtaatgcatcatcccgcaactaactcattagtcacactgcttgcaaggcttatagtgatgtgcattactgagagggcccagagatacctctccgatactcggagtgacaaatcctaatctcgatctatgccaactcaacaaacaccatcggagacacctgtagagcatctttatagtcacccagttacgttgtgatgtttgatagcatactaagtgttcctccggtattcgggagttgcatgatctcatagtcataggaacatgtataagttatgaagaaagcaacagcaacaaactaaacgatcatcgtgctaagctaacggatgggtcaagtcaatcacatcattctccaatgatgtgatcccgttaatcaaatgacaactcatgtctatagtcaggaaacataaccatcattgattcaacgagctagtcaagtagaggcatactagtgacactctatttgtctatgtattcacacatgtactaagtttccggttaatacaattctagcatgaataataaacatttatcatgatataaggaaatataaataacaactttattattgtctctagggcatatttccttcaattttctGTTATGTCATACCCACACATAACTTTGGCTTCAGCCATGTCATCTATCTGCCTCATTATCTGTTGCAGCACATGTAAAACTGGCATCATTATTTCTACAAGATctgaaagaagcaaaagaaaaaccGACCGGCCAACCTTGCTCCAAAAATCATacaagaggaaaaagaaaagaaaattcaaGCAAGAACAAACACCTAATGAGCCTGAACGAACTGACAGAGGCACAAATTAAAAActcaaaaaagcaaaacaagaaccGACCAAACAACCTTCCTTCAAATCTCATACaagagaagaaagaaaggaaaatcAAAGAGACATAAGAACAAAACACCTCACGAGCATGAACGAACTGACAGACGCATAAATCAaaaatcaacacacacacacatccatgAGCACGCATAAGCAGACCAGAAACGGTACCTTGACGACGACGAGGACCGGAGAACAGAGAGACGAACAAGACGAGCGATGGATGAACAGGTCAGCGAAGGACCACCTGCGAACACACAACATCGATGACCGCTAAGCGCACCAGTGATAGGTAAGAGAAGAGAAGAACATCAAGAAAACTCATCCAAGGGAGAACAGCCCACCTTCATGGCGATGTGGAGGCGAAGTACAGCGACGGGCGGAAGCGATGTGGAGGCGTAGTACAGCGGCAGGCGGAGCGAGGCGGAAGGAGGAACAAAGGACGAGAGCGGCCCGCGTATATAAGGAGGAGACGCCACGCAAGATAGTGATTCGTAGGTAAGCCGCGTCCACTACATCGCAAGGCCGCCTCAAAAGCGAATCTACCTGAAGGACCAGTGGGCCGGGCGCACGAGCAGTAAGCCCAATCGTCCTTCCTCACATCCACCCACGCCAGATCGGTTTTCTCTCCCGTGCCAAACGCAACGAACACACGGGCATTCTGGCGCACTCAATGACAACGTCGGCCCACCGTAAAGAAGCCCCACAGGTCAGCGAACCGAAGCCACGCACACGTACGGAAGCCCCGTAACCCCCGCACACGTAAGGACGAGACAGAGGGAGATCCCATCCGCACTAACTGAAATCGCACGCGTAGAACCAACCACCGGCCTCCAGCTGGCCGCGCAGCGTGCAACGCGATTGGGCAGCCGCCTCGCTCTCGATTTACCCCGCAAAATATCTCTCGTTTTGGATGAAACCAGTGCGTACGTGGCTATATCCCAGCGAACGACCTTAATGCACACCTAATTGTTTTGGATTTCGGCGGAATAGAAGGTCTCGGGTCTGCTTTTCGTTTCATCACTACAGTATTCTACATTTCTCTCCCTTGTGTGTCTCGAATTCTTGGTTCATTTCGCAGCCTCTAGGTGTGGCTGGCTGCCTTGTTACCTCGGTAAAAAGCGCATCACGTGCCAACCGTAGCAAACCTCCCATGGGAAGAAGGGAAGCAGCCACGCAACGCGATTCGAGCCCGGTTGATCTGGTGGGGCGGGCCAGGGCTCCGATCCAGCCTTGAACTCCACGTCCAAGCTAGGCACCCGATGCCATCCCCTTCCCCGGCACCGTTAAAAACTGAGCTCGCGCTTCTCCCCGCCCCATCAACTGAATCCCTCCCACCATCACGAGCTGTACATTTCTCATCAGGGTCGCGGTGAGTTCCTTGCCGAGCCGGGATGGCGAAGAGCACATGGGCGCTCATCTGCCACCTCCACGCCATTGCAGGGTACGCCCATGCACGACAGAGCTCACGGCTCCTGAATCCTTCCGTTTCCATCGCTTATATTTGGCTGTAATCTGGTGGATCATGGGCGCTTCTCTTTCCTCTGCAGGCCGAGCCTGACCCTGATATACCCGCTGTGAGTGGACATTCCTGCCGATCGTTGCACCTTGCATTGCTGCGGCGGTTAACTGTGGCTAGGCTATGATATGCTCTGTACTGGGAACGTTGGTAAAGATCTGTGGGTGTATGTGTGAGCTGTTGGTTTTGATCATCAGGTACGCGTCGATCTGCGCGATGGAGAGCACGTCCAAGCTGGACGACGGccagtggctggcctactggataATCTACTCCTTCATCGCCCTCTTCGAAATGGCAGCCGAGCAAGTCCTCTACTGGTAAAATCATAGAGGGGTACTATCAAAATTGTTCATGCTCTTTCCTAGTAGAATCCTAGCTGCGAACATTTTGCTCCGCGTGCAGAAAAGATAATTGTGTTGATCTCGCAGGATACCGCTGTGGTACGAGGTGAAGCTGCTATTCGTGGCGTGGCTGGTGCTGCCGCAGTTCAGGGGCGCCTCCTTCATCTACGAGAAGTTCGTCAGGGAGCAGATCAGGAAGCACGGGCTGATGCTGCACGAGCACCACGGCCACGATGCCGGCCACGGGTCGCACGTCCTCAAGGTACCGAACCTCGCCGAGTTTCTCTGTTGTCTTTTCGAAATAGCACATCCTCAAGAATCTTTGCCGGACGTGCAGGCTGAGCATGGCGTGCACTGAGGAGCGAACTCGCCAGGAGAATATCTGCCTGTCCGCCGACGACGAGCCTTAACCAAACCCGCCGATCAGGGATCCCCTTCCGAGCCGGCGTAGTTGTTGATATGTGCTGTGAGATGTTGGACGGAACATCGGGTTGGGGTACGATGTACTACCTTTGTTCATGAATGTAAGAAGAACTgtcaaaacgtcttacattttagAAACAGAGGGTATATGTGCTAATTCGACGATGCCTTGTATATTTATAAATAACGAAAGGATTCGCGTTCTTTGCGATCAATAAATTTGTATGGTACTGGTTTCGCACATTTGGGATGGCTTATTAATTCCTCGATTTCCTAGACTAATTCACCAAGTTTACGGGAATTGTTCATGTATTTTAGAAATTTAGATAACTTGATCATGGTACTTTCGGAAAAGGTTCCCTGGAAATCACAAAATTACTTTACTGTCATACACAAACATATTTTTCTAGTAGTTATCATCTAATGAATTACTTCATTGTATTTGCAAACAAGTATTCATGACTATAAAATATGTTCGCGCATTATAGAAAACTATTATGTATTTCAGAACATTCATGTATATAATAAAATACTCATATTTTCAGAAAATGCGTGTGTGTTTTAGAACAAATTTTCTTCTGTACCAAAAGAATTGTTCGTATATGTCACAAAAAAATGTCGACAAAGGTTTTTCAGAAATAGGGAGGTACAAAGAgaaggcaacaatacaatattTAGTAAGACAAGGAAATCAAAATAGGAGATGGGAAAATGAAAATACTATCATGTAAACATAATATAAATAAAATTCATGAGATAACTTAAAaggattttcttcttcttcttctttttgttttcacTTATTTCTCTTTTTCTTCCTGTTTTATGTCTCTTTTGTATTTTTCTCCTGTTCAATATTGTTTCTTGACATGTTTCTTCCTTTTTGTACAAATAGCTTTTTTGAAGAAAATTATCATTTTTATGAATATGAGATGAACATTTCTACAAATATGCAGCGAACATTCTTTTAATGCGCGGTGAGCAGTTTCCAAATATGCTATAAACATTTTTCCAAATACATGAGTAATACATTTAAAAAATGCGATGGACATTTTTCAAATATGAGTTGAAAATTttcttcctccgttcctaaatataagtcattttagagattccactacaaactacatacggatgtatatagatatattttaaatTGTAGAtaaactcattttgctccgtatgtagtccatggtgaaatctctaaaaagacttatatttaagaacggagggagtatttgttattttttttctttttgagacaaATTATTACTCAATTTCTCTGAATGGTAGTCAAATTACAAGTAgagaagcaaataaggcccagtCCAGCCCAATAAAGAAAATACAAACAGAACACAGGCAACTGGATGACTCCGTGGATGGGTCAAGTTCTCAAGAAAGAAAACCAGGGACAACGTTCCAGGCAGAGAAAAATCGCATCGGATGAAACCGGTGACATCATTCAACCGAGACTTCGTTGTCTTTGAGCATGATACGTCATTCAATCAGAAACAACATGATACATCTCCCCCAAAAAAACAACAGCATGATATTCCCTCTGTACCCCAACTACAAGTATTTCGGTACAGAGGTAGTCATCATAAAACGAAACATAAATTAGCTACCAAACAAACACATGACCGACCCCACGGCAACTAGCGATTCATCTGTGTGACTCGACACAGTTTTGAAGCTTTTATTCATCCATCTGTGTGACTTGACACAGTTTTGAAGCCTTATTCTCATACCTCTATGCAGTAGCGATGAGATTGGAGCTGTGGGTCTCCATGGACTTGAAGGCCTCGAACCTGGGCTCCTTGTCCTCGAACTTGTGGCGCACGTACAGCTTCATGTAGTCCTCGAACACGAACCTCGGGTACGCCCcgccggccgcctccgcctccaccagcgccgccgccgggaAGATGACCGCGTCGCTGGCCGGGTTGTAGAAGGATGCGATGGACATACGGTTGCCGTCGGTCTGCGCGACCACGCGGTGGAGCACGCTCTTGTACCTGCCGTTGGTGATCACCTCCAGCTGGTCGCCCAGGTTGACGACGATGGAGTGGCGCGTGGGCGGCACGTCCACCCACTCGCCGTCCCTGAGCAGCTGGAGCCCGCCGACGCGGTCGTCCTGGAAGAGCAGGATGATGCCGCCGGCGTCGGTGTGGGCGCGGAGGCCCTTGACGAGGTCCGGGCGCGGGCAGGGAGGGTAGCTGCTGACCTTGGTGCCGAAGGTGGGGGCGCCCTTGGAGCCACGGAACGCGCGCGTGAGGTACCCCTTTTCCAGGCCGAGGTTCTCGCAGAGCAGGTCCAGCAGCCGCTCCGCCAGCCTCTCCAGCTCCGACGCGAACTGCTTCATCACCCGCCTGTAGTCGTCGTCGAGGTCGGGTATCTCGGCGATGTTGGGCTCCGGGAGGTGGCGCACGAAGAAGGTGCTCTCCCAGTCCAGGTTCTCCGCCGCCTTGCCGCCGTCCTCCAGCGTCTTGCTCGCGAACTCGAGGAACCTCTGCTCCCGCACCCTCTTGTAGTGCTCCTTGGTCATCTTCTCCACCTCGTCCATCAGCTCCGTCGAGATGCCGTGGTCCAGGACCTGCACGCACCACCGGAAAAAGAGAGAGCAGATCAGCATTAAGGATAGATCGACAAGGAGATTCATCCTGTCAGATCATGCCATGTTACTGCTGTGTATTCACCTGGAAGAAGCCCCAGTTCTCGCATGCATCGTGCAGAAGGTTCATCGCCGCCGGCCGCTCGTCCCCGCGGAGCAGACCCATGTCGATGATGGGGAATGACAATGTCGATGCCATCTTACCCTCTTGATTCGAGACAGGCTGCGTCTCCGGATGTTTCTTCTTGCCTACCGAGCTTCAGAGCTTGCCTGATGATGTACGAAGGAGCCAGGAGTGCAGTGCCTGGAAGAAGGCCAGCTTCGGGTGCAATTTATAGCCTCGATCGACCAGGCACCCAAAATGCTTCGACCAGAGAggtgcaaaaataaaataaaatgcttcGACTAGAATGGGTCGACCTTGGAGGCTTGTACACCCCTCACGTACATGTTAGATATGGCTGATTTAGTATAACTTTAGGACGTCGATAACTGTCATACGTGTGGGCGTTAATAAATCTATCCACACGTTCTGTGTGGTGTCTAAGAGGATCAGCCCACATATCcgtgtgtgggcaaaacaactagcgcccacacgtcttttttccctcccgatccctcttacacgcgtgcgtgtgggcgaaatagataacgcccacacgtctGTGTATGGGAaaaacaactagcgcccacacGCCTCTTTTTTTCCCTTCCGGTCCCTCTTACACGCGTGCGTATGGGTGAAATAGATAACGCCTACACgtccggtacgtcaggcctcgtacctcgtggtcccgcacgtCCCACGTGACACTTTTACCACGCGCCCAACAGTTGCCATGGGccggaccctcgtccatgttcgtttaagtgcagttgccatgtcgctgaactacagttgccatgtcagacaactacagttgccatgtttgctcaacttcagttgccatctcaggtcaaagttccagattgtcattttttggacaactacagctgttgccatgtgtggtctagtctactacagttgccatgatttcaaaactttaggagttgccatcTACTAACattaggcagttgccatgtagcgctacaagAAATGGCATGGCGAAAAACATGTTCGGggaaaagagagagttgccatgtgcttacaagcacgctagggcagtttccatttaaaaagaaagagttgccatctgcttacgtgcacgctagggtAGTTTGTCATGTATCatgcaaaacatatggcaactgacatgttcgggtaaaaaaaagagttgtcatctgcttgcaatcacattagggcagttgccatgtacactgcaaaacgcatggcaactggcagcttgggtgtgggagaggaggcgggcgtgtaggcgagatggcaaacgcccacacaccagtccttgtgcgtgactgaaaatTGGTGTGTGGGCAAACTGCTAAACACCCAtacaccggcccctccgtgtggtaaaacggatgtgtgggcgaCCTCCCTTACACACCACACACGTgagttgtcctacgtggcataCAAAATCAGCTAATTTGTGCCAAGATTCATGCAGAAGTTACTGAACGGTGATGGATACGTATGATCAAGATGatcaacgcccacacgtgtgggcgttaacatttccgtaacTTTATGCTAAATCAACGAGAAGTAATATGATAAAAGGAAACTAATAATATGTGAGATCACCTTCCTAACAATATGTGAGATCACCTTCCTAATATGAAACGGAGCTTAGGAAGATTGTACTCTAGTATTATTAGCAGTCATTATGCTAAATCTTTCAATCAGACTCACGCAATAAATTATGATGGTCATATCGAATTTCAAAGATATTGTTATGGGCTTTAAAGTGTTGGATCTCCACTTTTAAAAGGGGTTGATAGGCCGGCATCCACAGTTTAATTTCGCTTTACCTCCCGCCATCACCCCTTCACGCTAGGTTTTTCACCCTCACATTCAGAACCGAATCAATTTGTCCGACTCTCTTTTCGTTTTTTCGTGCTTGCTTTGACAGGTGGTGATTCAATTCAATCACGTAAATAATACGTAACTAAGAATTTAGAAATAACGTCATATATGTGAGATCACCTTACTAAAAGATACATAAGAGATCTTTCTCAATAACCTTTCAAAACAAAATGAGATATTCTTAAATAACAAATTGATAATCCGGCACACTACGACATGTACTATTGAATAACAATAACAACTTTTCGAATACAATAAAAATAACCTATATTTTTACTTACCAAATCACATATTTTAACTATTATTAAAACTCAATCTGCATGTCCTCCCATAGTTTGAACACATCTTCCACTCCCACCGATCCGATTTTTATGCAAATATAAAACCCACCTCCGGATCTCTTTTTTTTTTCATAAAGAACTAACTTCCACCCGGTGGTGGTTTCCATTTTTCACGTACCAAAGCCTTCTCTTTCCATACATAGTTAACTTCCACATAATCAGAAGTTTTCTACCCTTGCGTGCGACACATTAAAAGTGCCTGACAGAACTGCTCTCCCGTCTCACCACCACATTCCCCGGTGTGGCTAATGTTgaagaacgtagcagaaattcaaaattttctacgcatcaccaagatcaatttatggagtaatctagcaatgagggaaggagagtgcatctacatacccttgtagatcgctaagcggaagcgttcaagtgaacggggttgatggagtcgtactcatcgtgatccaaatcaccgatgatcgtagtgccgaacggacggcacctccgcgttcaacacacgtacagcccggtgacgtctcctacgccttgatccagcaagaggagaaggagaggttggggaagactccatccagcagcagcacgacggcgtggtggtggtggaggagcgcgggactccagcagggcttcgccaagcactacgagagacgaggagggagaggggtaggactgcgccaacagggagattgaatcgcgtgttgggctgcccctttgcctccactatatatagggggagagggagggctgcgcccccacctagggttcccaccccaaggggtgcggcagccctagatcccatctagggtggcggcgacaagggggggagggggaggcgcacctagggtgggccttagggcccatctgccctagggtttgcccccttcccctcttggaggcgccttgggccttggtgggaggcgccctagcccacctaggggctggtcccttcccactattggcccatgtaggcctccggggctggtggccccacctggtggacccccggacccctccggtggtcccggtacactatcggtgatgcccggaacaattccggtggccaaaaccatacttcctatatatcaatctttacctccggaccattccggaactcctcgtgacgttcgggatctcatatgggactccgaacaacattcggtaaccgcatacatacttttcctataaccctagcgtcatcgaaccttaagtgtgtagaccctacgggttcgggagtcatgcagacatggccgagacaactctccggtcaataaccaacagcaggatctggatacccatgttggctcccacatgttccacaatgatctcatcggatgaaccacgatgtcaaggacttaatcaatcccgtatataattccctttgtccatcggtacgatacttgcccgagattcgatcgtcggtatcccgataccttgttcaatctcgttaccggcaagtctctttactcgtaccgtaacacatcatcccgtgatcaactccttgatcacattgtgcacattatgatgatgtcctaccgagtgggcccagagatacctctccgtttacacggagtgacaaatcccaatctctattcgtaccaacccaacagacactttcggagatacctgtagtgtacctttatagccacccagttacgttgtgacgtttggcacacccaaagcacttctacggtatccgggagttgcacaatctcatggtctaagaaaatgatacttgacattagaaaagctttagcatacgaactacatgatctttgtgctaggcttaggattgggtctcgtccatcacatcattctcctaatgatgtgatcccgttatcaacgacatccaatgtccatggtcaggaaaccgtaaccatctattgatcaacgagctagtcaactagaggcttactagggacatggtgttgtctatgtatccacacatgtatctgagtttcctatcaatacaattctagcatggataataaacgattatcatgaacaaggaaatataataataaccaatttattattgcctctagggcatatttccaacagtctcccacttgcactagagtcaataatctagttcacatcgccatgtgattaacactcacaggtcacatcgccatgtgacc encodes the following:
- the LOC123107138 gene encoding protein HVA22 codes for the protein MAKSTWALICHLHAIAGPSLTLIYPLYASICAMESTSKLDDGQWLAYWIIYSFIALFEMAAEQVLYWIPLWYEVKLLFVAWLVLPQFRGASFIYEKFVREQIRKHGLMLHEHHGHDAGHGSHVLKAEHGVH
- the LOC123103933 gene encoding 1-aminocyclopropane-1-carboxylate oxidase 1 codes for the protein MASTLSFPIIDMGLLRGDERPAAMNLLHDACENWGFFQVLDHGISTELMDEVEKMTKEHYKRVREQRFLEFASKTLEDGGKAAENLDWESTFFVRHLPEPNIAEIPDLDDDYRRVMKQFASELERLAERLLDLLCENLGLEKGYLTRAFRGSKGAPTFGTKVSSYPPCPRPDLVKGLRAHTDAGGIILLFQDDRVGGLQLLRDGEWVDVPPTRHSIVVNLGDQLEVITNGRYKSVLHRVVAQTDGNRMSIASFYNPASDAVIFPAAALVEAEAAGGAYPRFVFEDYMKLYVRHKFEDKEPRFEAFKSMETHSSNLIATA